A stretch of the Metopolophium dirhodum isolate CAU chromosome 8, ASM1992520v1, whole genome shotgun sequence genome encodes the following:
- the LOC132951307 gene encoding odorant receptor 4-like, producing the protein MPSGQPFVGAVDVMQKPERFILTPFQKFCIRWSVFFDSSSDRLSRTETVLRTVQFSTIMITSGMTMTSVLIADNKKALESFTYFVICVFMLAIITFAIRTKRFNRTMLLMVVDEFPGYNRPMPDALKRKMAAIRTSYGDFTMKVIVSYLTLVLFEIPATGMVPLAAASLTDVKLGSQSTQMVVLWFPADTSQVGMYAFSYVIQFLIVVTVKFIITGIMCSFSFFVSQMIAEFQILSAYVEHAVEIVEYDRSADKTTEQKLSDHVKNCATLHDRLIHFKDQLNESYGYIILLELMFSTLYFCLSAFNMIFVGNRFVMVKGLLTLSNYLAELFIFCMYGSMVEDAHVGLLRASYSAAWYAQPVRFRQSLSMVMSRTQTPLQLTVGKVFIANLPLFLSVLKVSYSGVNALRAANAK; encoded by the exons atgccATCCGGCCAGCCGTTTGTTGGCGCGGTAGACGTGATGCAGAAGCCCGAACGTTTCATCCTGACGCCGTTCCAAAAGTTTTGCATCAGATGGAGCGTGTTTTTCGACTCGTCCTCGGACCGTCTGTCCAGAACCGAAACGGTGCTCAGGACCGTTCAGTTTTCGACGATCATGATCACGTCGGGGATGACCATGACTTCGGTGTTGATCGCCGACAATAAAAAAGCGCTCGAGTCGTTCACGTACTTCGTGATATGCGTGTTCATGTTGGCCATCATCACGTTCGCCATCCGGACGAAACGTTTCAACCGGACCATGCTGCTGATGGTCGTCGACGAGTTTCCCGGCTACAACAGGCCCATGCCGGATGCACTCAAGCGCAAGATGGCGGCAATACGCACGTCCTATGGCGACTTCACGATGAAAGTAATCGTCTCGTATCTCACACTGGTCTTGTTCGAGATACCGGCCACGGGGATGGTGCCGCTGGCAGCCGCCAGTCTCACCGACGTCAAGTTGGGTTCGCAAAGCACGCAGATGGTGGTCCTGTGGTTCCCGGCCGACACAAGTCag GTCGGGATGTATGCGTTCTCGTATGTGATACAGTTCTTAATCGTCGTGACCGTAAAGTTCATCATTACCGGCATCATGTGTTCGTTTTCGTTCTTCGTCAGCCAAATGATAGCCGAGTTCCAGATACTGTCCGCCTACGTCGAGCACGCGGTCGAGATCGTCGAGTACGACCGGTCCGCGGACAAGACCACCGAACAGAAGCTGTCGGACCACGTGAAGAACTGCGCGACGCTCCACGACCGGCTGATTCACTTCAAGGACCAGCTGAACGAGAGTTACGGGTACATTATACTGCTGGAGCTCATGTTCAGCACGCTCTACTTCTGCCTGTCGGCGTTCAACATGATATTCGTGGGCAACCGGTTCGTCATGGTCAAAGGTCTGCTGACGCTCTCCAACTACCTGGCCGAGCTGTTCATATTCTGCATGTACGGCAGCATGGTCGAGGACGCGCACGTGGGCCTGCTGAGGGCTTCGTACTCGGCGGCGTGGTACGCACAGCCCGTGCGCTTCCGCCAGTCGCTGTCGATGGTCATGTCCAGGACGCAGACGCCGCTGCAGCTGACCGTCGGCAAGGTGTTCATAGCCAACCTGCCACTGTTCCTGTCCGTACTCAAGGTCTCATATTCGGGCGTCAATGCGCTCAGGGCGGCAAACGCCAAGTAG